Within Coregonus clupeaformis isolate EN_2021a unplaced genomic scaffold, ASM2061545v1 scaf0141, whole genome shotgun sequence, the genomic segment TTCCTGTGAAGCAGAGATGGAGCTCAGATAAGGAGCGTTTTTAATGAAGAGACAAACCTGACTAACCGCCTCAATGGCTTAAACGCAAGGAAACAGAACGGATAGTtataaggaagagagagagaatggagagactATTTAAAAAGGAGTGTTGAGGCTGAGATACAGAAGAGCGGCGTGGGACATTCTCAAGCACGCCCAACTGAAAACATTGTTAAAATGGCACTGAGCTTCTCATCAGGCGCTATATCAGACACCCTACTGTGACGGTAGGCTTACACAGCCAAATGGTGCTtcccaaatgacatcctattcAGTTTTAGTGCACAACTttagtagtacactagatagtAGTAgcgcacaaaacattaggaacacctgctctttccatgatagattgaccaggtgaatgtaggtgaaagctatgatcccttattgatgtcacttgttttaaatccactttaaaatcagtgtagatgaaggggaggagaactcaatattaggaaggcggtcctaatgtttggtatactcaatacggtgccatttgggacacataaaAAAGAGAACTGTTATGATTCAAGCATTAGCTTTGTCCCAACTGTCTATTTATTCATTTAGAAATGGATGGTATCGGCGGCCATCCTGAGCACAATTTAATTTTGTCCTTGGCCTCAATCCCCATGACAAATGCTGGATTCAACGACTACGAAAATAAATCACACACCTAAGTAAAACAAGTTCTATCAGCAAACTAGCTAATCATACTCTCATTGAGCCTACGTTAATCGAGGGATCAAACCCCTCTAACCCTCTTCAAGTCCTCATCAGTAGGCTAATATCTCTAAAGCTAACAGCCATAGGGAACCTAATAGTGCTGATGTTATGTCAACGAAACAGACAAGTGGGTTTTGCCTGCAGAGCAGAGTCAGAGGTGCTCAGTCTTATGAAACCGAATGCATCCTAAATAGCACCCaatttcctatttagtgcactacttttgaccagagccctatgggaatagtagctcaaaagtagtgcactaaaatagggaatagggtgtcatttgggacgcaggtttTATTTCTGGATCCCCTGGGGGGAGATAAGCTCAGTACTGAACGTATGCAAACCACCACACCTTGAGGACAGTTTGGACAATAAACATTTTCCTGACAGAAAATATATTGCATAATGAAATCACAAAGTGCTGCACTGACTGACCCACCAGTAGCTATATATctagatcagtggaggctgctgaggggaggacggctcataataatggttggaatggagtcaatggagtggTATCAAACACGTCAAAGACGTGGTTAACATCTGGTTGATACCACACCATTGACTCCATCAATTATTATAAGCAGTCCTccgctcagcagcctccactgatctagATCATATGACACAGTATCTATCTAGATCTATCTAGACCATATGACCCAGTGTCTATCTAGACCATATGACCCAGTGTCTATCTAGATCTATCTAGATCATATGACACAGTATCTATCTAGACCATATGACCCAGTGTCTATCTAGACCATATGACACAGTATCTATCTAGACCATATGACCCAGTGTCTATCTAGACCATATGACACAGTATCTATCTAGACCATATGACACAGTATCTATCTAGACCATATGACCCAGTGTCTATCTAGACCATATGACACAGTGTCTATCTAGACCATATGACACAGTGTCTATCTAGACCATATGACCCAGTGTCTATCTAGACCATATGACCCAGTATCTATCTAGATCTATCTAGACCATATGACACAGTGTCTATCTAGACCATATGACCCAGTGTCTATCTAGATCATATGACACAGTATCTATCTAGATCTATCTAGACCATATGACACAGTGTCTATCTAGACCATATGACCCAGTGTCTATCTAGACCATATGACCCAGTATCTATCTAGATCTATCTAGACCATATGACCCAGTGTCTATCTAGACCATATGACCCAGTGTCTATCTAGATCTATCTAGATCATATGACACAGTATCTATCTAGACCATATGACCCAGTGTCTATCTAGACCATATGACACAGTATCTATCTAGACCATATGACCCAGTGTCTATCTAGACCATATGACACAGTATCTATCTAGACCATATGACACAGTATCTATCTAGACCATATGACCCAGTGTCTATCTAGACCATATGACACAGTGTCTATCTAGACCATATGACACAGTGTCTATCTAGACCATATGACCCAGTGTCTATCTAGACCATATGACCCAGTATCTATCTAGATCTATCTAGACCATATGACACAGTGTCTATCTAGACCATATGACCCAGTGTCTATCTAGATCATATGACACAGTATCTATCTAGATCTATCTAGACCATATGACACAGTGTCTATCTAGACCATATGACCCAGTGTCTATCTAGACCATATGACCCAGTATCTATCTAGATCTATCTAGACCATATGACACAGTGTCTATCTAGACCATATGACCCAGTATCTATCTAGATCTATCTAGACCATATGACCCAGTATCTATCTAGATCTATCTAGACCATATGACACAGTGTCTATCTAGACCATATGACCCAGTATCTATCTAGATCTATCTAGACCATATGACCCAGTATCTATCTAGATCTATCTAGACCATATGACACAGTGTCTATCTAGACCATATGACACAGTGTCTATCTAGACCATATGACCCAGTGTCTATCTAGACCATATGACCCAGTGTCTATCTAGACCATATGACCCAGTGTCTATCTAGACCATATGACCCAGTGTCTATCTAGACCATATGACCCAGTGTCTATCTAGACCATATGACCCAGTGTCTATCTAGACCATATGACACAGTGTCTATCTAGACCATATGACCCAGTGTCTATCTAGACCATATGACCCAGTGTCTATCTAGACCATATGACCCAGTGTCTATCTAGACCATATGACCCAGTATCTATCTAGACCATATGACCCAGTATCTATCTAGACCATATGACCCAGTGTCTATCTAGATCAGCTGGGTTCAGGCCTTATCCGTAATATTTTTCTTTCCCAACCATCTGCATGATGTGGGGCTGTAGCCTCTATGTCTGAAACAAAAacgagctttttggtcttaaaaATATAGGGTTAGGTATAAGATAAGAAgtgtgtttaaggttagggttaagtttaaaatatgattttattatTGCAGAACTGCCGGCTATCCGGCCCTCAGTAGGTCCTGCCCTCTACTGGCGACGGAAAGAACAGCAGCTAGAAATGGTAATTTATTACATGATAAATACTATTAACTCTTCAGATGGAATACAATATTTGTAAATatacaataatataaaaatgagcATCTAAGTAAAATAAGGCTATTTCTAAATCCATAGTTCCAACAGGAAATCCTTAAAGTTATCAAGTAGGGTCATAGCTACAGACAACACTGTTCAAGTAGATGTATTAAATACTAAGACATAAGTAAATAACAACATTAGGTAACACTAAGTAAGGACTTACATTCATAAACTACTCTCTTACTGAGAATCTTAAGAGTATAGTATATTTTAGTGGGTTGACCTAATAGAGTCTTTCTTCCATTACTGAAAACTGGCGTGTGGAAAAATGACCTGAAAATAATTAAAAAAGACAAATTTAAGACAAAACAACAATTTCATGATGACAGGTGTATCATCAGTTTTTCTTTCCATTGAGAATTGATAACGTAACCTAACCAGATAAATATCCTAAACATGTTACATGACTTGGTATGCGGTGAAGTCAGTGGTTTGAAGCATTGGTGTGCAGTGATGTCAGCGACAGTGCTTTTCCAGCATGACGTCAGTGGGGTTTACCCAGACGGTTTACAAAAGGACCAGGATGACGTCACCATCAGCACTTAGCTAGAATCTCCTGGCAGCTCTTGTACACTTTGACCAGGCAGTTCAGCCTCGGTTTTGAACTCTGAAAGAGGAATGAAAAGGTAGACTATAATCAGACAGGTGAATGTAGAGGTGAGAAAGGCTTCAGCACAGGGTTAGGCTTCAGCACAGGGTTAGGCTTCAGCACAGGGTTAGGCTTCAGCACAGGGTTAGGCTTCAGCACAGGGTTAGGCTTCAGCACAGGGTTAGGCTTCAACACAGGGTTAGGCTTCAACACAGGGTTAGGCTTCAACACAGGGTTAGGCTTCAACACAGGGTTAGGCTTCAACACAGGGTTAGGCTTCAACACAGGGTTAGGCTTCAACACAGGGTTAGGCTTCAGCACAGGGTTAGGCTTCAGCACAGGGTTAAGCTTCAACACAGGGTTAGGCTTCAGCACAGGGTTAGGCTTCAACACAGGGTTAGGCTTCAGCACAGGGTTAGGCTTCAGCACAGGGTTAGGCTTCAGCACAGGGTTAGGCTTCAGCACAGGGTTAGGCTTCAGCACAGGGTTAGGCTTCAGCACAGGGTTAGGCTTCAACACAGGGTTAGGCTTCAACACAGGGTTAGGCTTCAGCACAGGGTTAGGCTTCAGCACAGGGTTAGGCTTCAACACAGGGTAAAAACTACATCAGTTCCAAAGCcaaagtttttattttattagttttttcATGTGAAGCACATTGCATTGCTTTCCATGTCTAAAATGTGATGTATAAACTATGCTTGATTTGATTTAGTTAAGATACAGACATGCATTTTAAACAGTATGTTAGATCAATAACGCTCCCTGAAGTTCACCTGAAACAGAGGGACCACGCTAGACACTGCATCTGGCTCTGAGGGATCCTTCAGGAGGATGCACAGGTAGTAGATGACTCTTTGCTGAAACAAATGGGTTGAGAAAATTCATCACAGGCACATCACAAGATACTCTATAAtaatatataccatttagcagacgcttttatccaaagcgacttacagtcatgcgtgcatacatttttgactGTCCAGCCAATCATCAACGGTTAAGATAAATTATAGCAGGATCCATCTAGCTTCATCTGAACAAGATTCAGTCAACAACTTTAGTGATGATGAAATCAACTGTGGACATGTAGCTTCATTGGCTGGATGAAACAAATAGCTCAATATTCTTCTATTTCCTCACCATGTGAATAGCTTCATTGATTACTATGTCTTTGATCTTGCCCATCTCTATGAAGTCTGTTGACTCCCTGCCGGAGGCGTAGCTAGAGGACACCTGGACACCCAGGGAACCAATGATGAGCAGCGTCTCATGGTCCACCTTCACAAAGTGGATGTGAACCATCATACCGACCAGGGTGATGATTATGGCACTGGAGAGAACGGCTGTGttctggagagagaagaagagattgGCATTGAAGTAATCTCTGTCGCTAGACTCAAGGTACAGCTCCGCATACAGCGACTGTGAGAAGAGACTAGCATTGCACTGATTGACCTACAACAGGCACACAACAAAAAAGAAATACTTAGTTATAGGTGTAGGTTAAATTATTAAATGATTAATCTAGCTTAGTGGGTTACCAACACTGGCCCTAAAGCGCTATAGGGGCACGcttttgttctagcccagcactaacacacctgatacaTCTACACAACACCTGATGAGCAGTTGGTTGAAACAGATGTGTTAAGTGTTGGGCAGGAACAAAAGCCTGTACACCCAGTAGCTTCCAGGAGCAGGATTGTTGAGCACTGACGCAGGTGCCAGTGGATATCTAGAGggagttccaaatggcaccctatacccatttgaccctattccttatatagtgtgcACTACATTTCACGAGAACCCCATGGGCCATGGTGAAAAGTATTACACTGTATaacgaatagggtgccatttgggactcaagccAGCCCTAGTGTCCTTACCTCAGTGACGAAGAATATGATGTAGGCCGTTAGCCAGACAGCGCAAGTGTACACCATCACTCTGCCTATGGAGACTTTAGCCGAGCTAACCGTGAACTCCCTGCAGAAACCCGAGTGCCTTTGACACTCCAGAGAGATGGCCTTGCCGTCGATGTCGGTGTAGGTTTCATCTTCCATACTGTACTGCTGGTCACCGTTCTGCATAAGATCTGGATTATTGGATATCAATAGCTGGAACTGGAGTGATGTCTAGCTAGCTATCTTCTAACTACTGTAGGCTAAATCTAACGTATTCAGTGAGTAGtcagctactagctagctaacaatgtggagactgaaaaaaaaaaacgaaacaaTAATGAACATATTTTCATTCGCTGCTGGTTTACTTCAAAGCAAGCAAATAAATGAATCCGGAATGTACTTCCTCTCAGTATTGACTCTTAGTTGCAAAAAAAAAACTAGGACAACATCGATGGGAAAAACCTCTGTTGACCTAACTAGCAAGCTACAAACTTTGAGGTGCATTGTGGGGAATGACATCGATTCAAAGCAACAACACTACGAGTATTACTACACTTCCCAGGATGCTTCGCGGTCTCTAACCTTTGACCTCTGGATGAAAACAAGCCgatcagctgatgaaactgtgaacAACATCTAGCTGTTGGGCAGCGAAATTATCCTAAcaagatataaaaaaaaaaataacggcATCTTTGTGATTGACACTGCATACCATGTTTGTCTATTAAAAGAGTATTGCGTTTTTTTGTGTGTAGAAGGTGAAGGAACTTTCTTAGGTTACGAAACAACTGGGCAAACTAGCTAGCTGCTTGTACTAGGCTACTAGCTAGGATAATCTTGTTGGCTTGATGGGGGTTGGCTCTTGAGAAATGGGTCGTTTCAGTTGATGTAGAGTAACTGACAAATATGTAAGTGTTTTCTTTTGATATCGGCGGATTTGTTGATGTTTTTGTACAGAGTTACCGTTGCCAATTTCTACTGTCAAATTTGcttagccaacaacaacagctAAACAAACACTAggctatctaacgttagctaataaCAATGTTATTGCTGGTTGACAGCTATCGATTGCTTGCAGGTGGGGCTAGCTGTATGTCTGGACATGTATGCAGGAAATCGTTGTGATTGTTTTGCTGTCAGACAGGCAGATCTGTAATTTAGTCATTTGATGACATATGGCTATGTCAAAGTGATCTGTCACAGTTCATTTTGAATATTGATCTGCTAAGTGTTTTGGGGAATATAGAAGAGGCACCACTACCATAAAGAAGAAAACATTTAAATATTCAACACCTTATATACTATAGCCATAAACCTATTCTACATCAGTTTGGTTTCGCAATCCTAGTGCAGTATTAGACTCTTCAGCCACAGTTCCTCAGGCACAGGTTATCGGCTTAAAAGCGCACTTGTTAGCAGCACCACACCGAGGGTGATTATTATGAGTGGTCAAGGTCCGTCAGTAGATAAGGGGATAAACACCATCCTGGTGTGTCAGGAGAGCTACGCCTGCGGCGGATCGGACGAGGCCGCGTTCGAATGCGACGAGTGCGGCAGCCTGCAGTGCGTCCGCTGCGAGTTCGAGCTCCATCGCCAGGAACGCATGAGGGACCATGACAGGGTCCGCATCGCCTCCGGACACGTTCCATTCTGTGACTCCTGTAAGAAGGACAACAGCGGCTGTGGGGTGAACGGGGGTAGGCTGAGGGCGGTGGTGCGCTGCCAGGGCTGTAAGATTAACCTCTGTCCGGACTGCCAGAAGCGGACCCACAGCGGGGTGAATAAGAGGAAGCACCCCGTGACCCCCTACCCTCCTCCGGTGAAAGCCCAGGATAGTAGCCTggatggaggggagatggaggccCTCAAAGCCAAACTGGAGAAGGTGTGCAGTTTCTTACTggtggatgagaaggaggagattCAGGTGAGTGATGtattgtgtgcatcccaaatggcaccctattccctatatagtgtacttattttgaccaggccccatagAGTCATAAACAGCCCTCTAACCGTAGACACTAATCACTAGgaacttgtgtagatctgaaaagATTGGATGATAGATATAAGCCAGTTTGCAATGGACAGGCTATCTGTATGAAACGCCAAGGAGAAATATCTGAAATAATTATCATTCGATTGGGATTGCAGGACTGCCGGCTGTCCAAGCAAATATTGGTTAAGAAGGCCAATAATAGTGTGAGTGCCAGTCTTTGTGCaatcatgccaactccttgtcactcattgaCATGTCAatgagcaatggagttggcaagcgcacaaacagatctgggaccaggctagaccGATACTCTGTTTGGTGAGGAAAGTACTTTTACCACAGACTGACCTCTGTTGTATTGAATCTCTAGTTGAAGGATGAGGAAGACTTTGTGCGCCGGCTGGACTGCAGGCCAGAGGAACTCCTCAAGGTGGTGTCTATATTTGGAAACACGGGGGAGGGGAAGTCCCACACCCTGAACCATACCTTCTTCCTGGGGCGGGAGGTGTTCCAGACGTCCCCCACCCAGGAGTCATGCACCGTGGGAGTCTGGGCTGCCATGGACCCCATCCACAGGGTGGTGGTGATCGACACAGAGGGACTGCTGGGGGCAGGTACGGAATTAAACATGTCTAAATGGGGCACAGGAGCTGGACAAATACACTGAGCAAAGCAGTATGTGCTTATTTTCTGCTGATGGTGGCTAGAAACAACAGCATGGCTTCGACTGacatctgattggtcaaaacctTGTATCAAAATACTAGACTAGAGTATCACTTGTCTGTTGAGGGGAAAGCGGTGTGTCTGTTCAGGGGAAAGCTGTGTGTCTGTTGAGGGGAAAGCTGTGTGTCTGTTGAGGGGAAAGCTGTGTGTCTGTTGAGGGGAAAGCGGTGTGTCTGTTGAGGGGAAAGCGGTGTGTCTGTTGAGGGGAAAGCATTGTGTCTGTTGAGGGGAAAGCTGTGTGTCTGTTCAGGGGAAAGCTGTGTGTCTGTTGAGGGGAAAGCGGTGTGTCTGTTGAGGGGAAAGCGGTGTGTCTGTTCAGGGGAAAGCTGTGTGTCTGTTCAGGGGAAAGCGGTGTGTCTGTTGAGGGGAAAGCTGTGTGTCTGTTCAGGGGAAAGCTGTGTGTCTGTTGAGGGGAAAGCTGTGTGTCTGTTCAGGGGAAAGCTGTGTGTCTGTTGAGGGGAAAGCAGTGTGTCTGTTCAGGGGAAAGCAGTGTGTCTGTTGAGGGGAAAGCTGTGTGTCTGTTGAGGGGAAAGCTGTGTGTCTGTTGAGGGGAAAGCGGTGTGTCTGTTGAGGGGAAAGCTGTGTGTCTGTTCAGGGGAAAGCTGTGTGTCTGTTCAGGGGAAAGCGGCGTGTCTGTTGAGGGGAAAGCTGTGTGTCTGTTGAGGGGAAAGCTGTGTGTCTGTTCAGGGGAAAGCGGCGTGTCTGTTGAGGGGAAAGCTGTGTGTCTGTAGAGGGGAAAGCTGTGTGTCTGTTCAGGGGAAAGCTGTGTGTCTGTTGAGGGGAAAGCTGTGTGTCTGTTCAGGGGAAAGCGGTGTGTCTGTTGAGGGGAAAGCAGTGTGTCTGTTCAGGGGAAAGCATTGTGTCTGTTGAGGGGAAAGCATTGTGTCTGTAGAGGGGAAAGCTGTGTGTCTGTTCAGGGGAAAGCTGTGTGTCTGTTCAGGGGAAAGCTGTGTGTCTGTTGAGGGGAAAGCTGTGTGTCTGTTGAGGGGAAAGCGGTGTGTCTGTTGAGGGGAAAGCCTAAAGGCCTTTGATTAAGATCACGTTGGGAGCACTAACCAGTCAGCAGACATCTGCTAACACTTCCCCTTCCTCTCTACTGTTTCCCACCTAGGATCCAATCAGGGCCAGCGTACCCGGCTGCTCCTCAAAGTCCTTGCCGTCTCAGACCTCGTCATCTACCGTACCCACGCCGACCGTCTCCACGAGGACATGTTCAGTTTCCTAGGTGACGCTTCGGAAGCCTATCTGAAGCACTTCACCAGGGAGCTGAAGGCCACCACGGCCCGGTGTGGCCTGGACGTCCCTCTGTCCACTCTGGGACCAGCTGTTATTATCTTCCATGAGACCGTCCACACCAAACTACTGGGATCAGGTAGGTGGTTCTGGTTGGCgtttagcctgagtgccagtctgtttgtgctgtcatgccaactccttgtatGTCATGCCAATGGAGTTggcaaaagcacaaacagatctaggaccaggcaaGTCAGCACAATCAGTTATCAGTAAAGTTAGAATGGACCAGAACCATGTATACAGAGACAAACTGCAGGGATCAGGTTGGGGGTCAAGGGTCAGGGGCTgagaccagagacagagacaaactgCTGGGATCAGGTTGGGGGTCAAGGGTcaggggctgagacagagacaaactGCTGGGATCAGGTTGGGGGTCAAAGGTcaggggctgagacagagacaaactGCTGGGATCAGGTTGGGGGTCAAGGGTcaggggctgagacagagacaaactGCTGGGATCAGGTTGGGGGTCAAGGGTcaggggctgagacagagacagagacaaactgCTGGGATCAGGTTGGGGATcaggggctgagacagagacaaactGCTGGGATCAGGTTGGGGGTCAAGGGTcaggggctgagacagagacagagacaaactgCTGGGATCAGGCTGGGGGTCAAGGGTcaggggcagagacagagacaaactgCTGGGATCAGGTTGGGGGTCAAGGGTcaggggctgagacagagacaaactGCTGGGATCAGGTTGGGGGTCAAGGGTcaggggctgagacagagacagagacaaactgCTGGGATCAGGTTGGGGGTCAAAGGTcaggggctgagacagagacagagacaaactgCTGGGATCAGGTTGGGGGTCAAGGGTcaggggctgagacagagacagagacaaactgCTGGGATCAGGTTGGGGGGTCAAAGGTcaggggctgagacagagacagagacaaactgCAGGGATCAGGTTGGGGGTCAAGGGTcaggggctgagacagagacagagacaaactgCTGGGATCAGGTTGGGGGTCAAAGGTCAGGGGCAGAGACAGACAAACTGCTGGGATCAGGTTGGGGATcaggggctgagacagagacaaactGCTGGGATCAGGTTGGGGGTCAAGGGTcaggggctgagacagagacagagacaaactgCTGGGATCAGGTTGGGGATcaggggctgagacagagacaaactGCTGGGATCAGGTTGGGGGTCAAAGGTcaggggctgagacagagacagagacaaactgCTGGGATCAGGTTGGGGGTCAAAGGTcaggggctgagacagagacagagacaaactgCTGGGATCAGGTTGGGGGTcaggggctgagacagagatagaggccgTAGCAGGATTGTCGTCAATTCAGTTTTCAGTTTAGAAAGTGGAAATAACTTGTCATAGCTTAGTGCATTCACCTCTACTTACAATCATCACTTTCTAACATCAAGACtgtcttcccctcttctctcttcctcatccaccactctctctctctctctccccctctctcccctacatctctctctccccctctctcctctacatctctctcctccctctctctctctctctccccctctctcctctacatctctctctccctctctctcctctacatctctctctgaaACGCCAAGGAGAAATATCTGAAATAATTATCATTCGATTCGGATTGCAGGACTGCCGGCTGTCCAAGCAAGggctatccccctctctcctctacatctctctccccctctcctctacatctctctccccctctctcctctacatctctctccccctctctcctctacatctctctcccactctctcctctacatctctctcccactctctcctctacatctctctctccccctctctcctctacatctctctccccctctctcctctacatctctcccccctctctcctctacatctctcccccctctctcctctacatctctctccccctctctcctctacatctctctcccactctctcctctacatctctctccccctctctcctctacatctctctccccctctctcctctacatctctccccctctctctacatctctctcccctctctcctctacatctctctccccctctctcctctacatctctctctccccctctctcctctacatctctcccccctctctcctctacatttctctctctccccctcctcttcatctctctctccccctctctcctcttcatctctctcccccctctctctctacatttctctctctctccctctctcctctacatctctctctccccctctctcctcttcatctctctctcccccctctc encodes:
- the LOC121548528 gene encoding phosphatidylinositol N-acetylglucosaminyltransferase subunit H encodes the protein MQNGDQQYSMEDETYTDIDGKAISLECQRHSGFCREFTVSSAKVSIGRVMVYTCAVWLTAYIIFFVTENTAVLSSAIIITLVGMMVHIHFVKVDHETLLIIGSLGVQVSSSYASGRESTDFIEMGKIKDIVINEAIHMQRVIYYLCILLKDPSEPDAVSSVVPLFQSSKPRLNCLVKVYKSCQEILAKC